A single genomic interval of Halobacillus halophilus DSM 2266 harbors:
- the pheT gene encoding phenylalanine--tRNA ligase subunit beta, giving the protein MLVSSNWLQELIDISSYSTEELAEIITKTGIEVESVTPVAEGVSGVVVGHVQSCEQHPNADKLSLCQVDVGEETLQIVCGAPNIAEGQQVAVAKPGAVLPGDFKIKKTKLRGEESNGMICSLQELGIDEKDVPKEFAEGIFVFPEDVEAGADALSLLNLDDKIIELGLTPNRSDALSMAGVAYEVAAAIDGDYELQKEDVPYSNEAAEDFISVEVEDKQANPYYGAFIIKDIKVGASPLWMRNRLTAAGIRPINNVVDITNYVLLEYGQPLHAFDYDRFDSDKIVTRRAEDGEMITTLDNQKRELKNHHLVITNGDEAHAIAGVMGGAKSEVQEDTKTLILEAAYFDPSVVRQASKDHGLRSESSNRFEKGVDPNRVERAGKRACELLAKYAGGTVLSGAVSVDQLDRSENKVSIETSVINDRLGTSITNEEIADILRRLQFSYEQNGENFDVKIPTRRGDIELFEDMLEEVARIFGYDNLPYTLPQGSSQAGGLTLEQQLKRKVKSYFEGAGLHETITYSLTPKERSQMLVSPEIKRQAKSPVALAMPMSEDHSHLRLSMLPELLQSLSYNVARKQKDLSYYEVGTVFVSNEEQVTRQPSEILRASGALTGTWISHPWQQEKKEVDFYVVKGIVEGLSAQLDLSFTYEKTKIPHMHPGRTALVKSGDKEIGFIGQVHPKLQKELGLKDTYVFDLNAEELFAQYTKEEAFQAIPRYPSVSRDIALVVDEQITSAAITDTISEAGAPLVKDVRVFDVYQGDHLPEGKKSLAFNLLYLDPHRTLKDEEVEEAHDKILTAVKDQHEAELRG; this is encoded by the coding sequence ATGCTTGTATCATCCAATTGGTTGCAAGAATTAATCGATATCAGCAGCTATTCAACCGAAGAGTTAGCTGAAATCATCACGAAAACAGGAATTGAAGTGGAAAGTGTGACACCTGTTGCAGAAGGTGTGTCCGGTGTAGTGGTGGGACACGTCCAGTCCTGTGAACAACACCCAAACGCTGATAAATTATCCCTTTGCCAGGTCGACGTAGGAGAGGAAACCCTGCAAATTGTCTGCGGAGCTCCGAATATTGCAGAAGGACAGCAAGTAGCTGTAGCAAAACCTGGAGCTGTTCTTCCAGGTGATTTCAAAATAAAAAAAACTAAGCTTCGTGGAGAAGAGTCCAATGGCATGATCTGTTCTCTTCAGGAGCTGGGTATAGACGAAAAAGACGTCCCGAAAGAATTTGCGGAGGGGATCTTCGTTTTCCCAGAAGATGTTGAAGCAGGAGCGGACGCTCTTTCTCTGTTAAATTTAGATGATAAGATTATAGAACTCGGTTTAACGCCTAATCGATCTGACGCCCTGAGCATGGCGGGGGTAGCGTATGAGGTGGCGGCGGCTATTGATGGTGACTATGAACTGCAGAAAGAAGATGTACCCTATTCGAATGAAGCAGCTGAGGATTTCATTTCTGTAGAAGTGGAAGACAAACAAGCCAATCCTTATTACGGGGCTTTCATCATTAAAGATATTAAAGTAGGTGCCTCTCCACTGTGGATGAGGAATCGATTAACGGCTGCGGGTATTCGCCCGATTAATAATGTAGTAGACATTACGAACTACGTACTGCTTGAATATGGTCAGCCGCTTCATGCTTTTGATTACGATCGTTTTGACTCTGACAAGATTGTAACGAGACGAGCAGAGGACGGAGAAATGATTACAACATTAGATAATCAGAAGCGGGAACTGAAGAATCATCATTTGGTGATAACAAACGGTGATGAAGCGCATGCGATTGCCGGAGTTATGGGCGGTGCCAAGTCTGAAGTTCAAGAAGATACGAAAACATTGATTCTAGAGGCGGCCTATTTCGATCCATCAGTTGTGCGGCAGGCTTCGAAAGATCATGGCTTAAGAAGTGAGTCAAGTAACCGCTTTGAGAAAGGCGTAGATCCTAACCGCGTCGAGCGCGCAGGAAAGCGAGCCTGTGAGCTCCTGGCCAAGTATGCTGGCGGTACGGTTTTATCAGGTGCAGTAAGCGTGGACCAGTTGGATCGCTCTGAAAATAAGGTTTCTATTGAAACGTCTGTCATTAACGATCGTCTTGGAACTTCCATTACAAATGAAGAAATTGCTGATATCCTGCGCCGGCTTCAGTTCTCCTATGAACAAAACGGAGAAAATTTTGATGTAAAGATTCCTACACGCCGAGGGGATATAGAGCTTTTTGAAGATATGCTTGAAGAAGTGGCGCGTATTTTCGGGTATGATAATCTTCCTTACACGCTTCCGCAAGGATCTTCGCAAGCAGGCGGGCTGACTCTTGAACAGCAGCTCAAACGAAAAGTGAAATCGTATTTCGAGGGAGCAGGGCTGCACGAAACGATTACGTATTCATTAACACCAAAGGAACGGTCACAGATGCTTGTAAGTCCGGAAATTAAACGACAGGCGAAATCTCCAGTGGCTCTTGCGATGCCGATGAGTGAAGACCACAGCCATCTGCGACTCAGTATGCTGCCTGAATTGTTGCAATCCTTATCTTATAATGTAGCAAGGAAGCAGAAGGATCTTTCCTATTATGAAGTAGGGACCGTATTTGTAAGTAATGAAGAACAAGTAACAAGACAGCCGAGTGAAATTTTAAGAGCATCTGGGGCGTTAACAGGTACGTGGATATCACATCCTTGGCAGCAGGAAAAGAAAGAAGTGGACTTCTATGTAGTGAAAGGAATTGTGGAAGGGTTGAGTGCACAGCTTGATCTGTCCTTCACCTATGAAAAAACAAAGATTCCACATATGCACCCTGGACGCACGGCCCTAGTGAAATCAGGAGATAAAGAAATCGGGTTTATTGGACAAGTTCATCCTAAACTTCAAAAGGAATTAGGTTTGAAAGATACGTATGTGTTCGACTTAAACGCTGAGGAATTATTCGCTCAATATACGAAAGAAGAAGCGTTCCAGGCAATTCCGCGTTATCCATCTGTTTCAAGAGATATTGCGCTTGTGGTTGACGAACAAATAACATCGGCCGCTATTACCGATACAATATCTGAAGCAGGAGCTCCATTGGTTAAGGATGTACGGGTGTTTGATGTCTATCAAGGCGATCATTTACCAGAAGGGAAAAAATCCCTTGCCTTTAATCTTTTATATCTGGACCCTCACCGTACTTTAAAAGATGAAGAAGTTGAAGAAGCGCACGACAAAATTTTAACAGCTGTTAAAGATCAACATGAAGCAGAGCTTCGTGGATAA
- the pheS gene encoding phenylalanine--tRNA ligase subunit alpha: MKERLEELKQEALEKVSKSENVQSLKDVRVEYLGKKGPITEVLRGMGKLSKEERPVIGQLANEVRESIAAAIDTKQTRLEDQELEKQLEAESIDVTLPGRPVRVGGPHLLTSIVEEIEDLFIGMGFEIKEGPEVETDYYNFEALNLPKGHPARDMQDSFYITEELLLRTHTSPVQARTMGQKNGNEPVKMICPGKVYRRDTDDATHSHQFTQLEGLLVDKHVRMSDLKGVLNAFAKQMFGAERDIRLRPSFFPFTEPSVEMDISCKVCEGKGCSVCKGTGWIEILGAGMVHPNVLEMAGYDPKEYSGFAFGMGPERIAMLKYGVDDIRNFYTNDIRFLEQYHKA; this comes from the coding sequence ATGAAAGAGCGTTTAGAAGAGTTGAAGCAGGAAGCTCTAGAAAAAGTTAGCAAATCCGAAAACGTACAAAGTTTGAAAGATGTTCGGGTAGAATACTTAGGAAAAAAAGGACCTATTACAGAGGTGCTTCGCGGCATGGGGAAATTATCCAAAGAAGAGAGGCCTGTAATCGGTCAGCTGGCTAATGAAGTAAGAGAAAGTATTGCCGCTGCAATTGATACGAAACAGACTCGGCTGGAAGATCAAGAACTCGAAAAACAATTAGAAGCAGAGAGCATTGACGTGACTCTTCCAGGACGACCTGTACGTGTTGGCGGTCCTCATTTGCTTACAAGTATTGTGGAAGAGATTGAAGATCTATTTATCGGAATGGGCTTTGAAATAAAAGAAGGTCCTGAAGTGGAAACCGATTATTATAACTTTGAAGCATTGAACTTACCTAAAGGACATCCGGCTCGAGATATGCAGGACTCTTTTTATATCACGGAAGAATTGCTTCTTCGTACTCATACTTCACCAGTGCAAGCACGTACAATGGGTCAGAAAAATGGAAATGAACCAGTGAAGATGATTTGTCCAGGTAAGGTTTACCGCAGGGATACAGACGATGCGACTCACTCTCACCAGTTTACTCAATTAGAGGGACTTTTAGTCGATAAACATGTGCGTATGAGTGATTTGAAAGGGGTCTTAAACGCCTTTGCGAAACAAATGTTTGGAGCAGAACGGGATATAAGACTCCGCCCAAGTTTCTTCCCATTTACGGAACCGTCTGTTGAGATGGATATTTCGTGTAAAGTATGTGAAGGAAAAGGTTGTTCTGTCTGTAAAGGAACTGGCTGGATTGAGATATTAGGAGCGGGTATGGTTCATCCAAATGTATTGGAAATGGCAGGATATGATCCAAAAGAATATTCCGGTTTCGCATTTGGAATGGGACCTGAGCGAATTGCAATGTTGAAATATGGTGTGGATGATATTAGAAATTTCTATACCAATGACATCCGATTCTTAGAACAATATCACAAAGCGTAA
- a CDS encoding TrmH family RNA methyltransferase produces the protein MITSIQNAQVKEWKKLHKRKYRNREQRFLIEGYHLVEEAMKSDWPVIEFIISEDASFSVPEQTKCTTVSRQVFSAISETETPQGIAAVVGLKEWEYSPAPLTLLVDAVQDPGNLGTLIRTADAAGFDHIVLGTGTVDPYNDKVIRATQGSIFHIPHFKGDLEDYIEELKSSGASIWASTLQNSTPFQKLQPQEKAALIVGNEGQGISQDLVDLANELVYIPIYGEAESLNVSIAAAVLMYHMKG, from the coding sequence ATGATTACATCCATTCAAAATGCACAGGTTAAAGAGTGGAAAAAACTACATAAAAGAAAATATCGCAACAGAGAACAGCGTTTTCTTATCGAAGGTTATCACTTAGTTGAAGAAGCGATGAAAAGCGACTGGCCTGTTATTGAATTTATTATCAGTGAAGACGCAAGCTTTTCAGTACCTGAGCAGACAAAATGTACAACCGTAAGCAGACAAGTGTTTTCAGCCATTTCAGAAACAGAAACACCTCAAGGGATTGCGGCAGTAGTAGGGCTGAAAGAATGGGAATATTCGCCAGCGCCCCTGACATTGTTAGTGGATGCTGTTCAGGACCCAGGCAATTTAGGAACATTAATCCGGACGGCAGATGCAGCTGGATTTGATCATATTGTCCTGGGAACAGGGACGGTGGATCCTTATAATGATAAAGTTATTCGCGCAACTCAGGGCTCCATTTTCCATATTCCTCACTTCAAGGGTGACTTAGAGGATTATATAGAAGAATTGAAAAGCAGCGGTGCATCCATATGGGCCTCCACTCTTCAAAATTCTACTCCTTTTCAAAAACTGCAGCCGCAGGAAAAGGCAGCTTTAATTGTGGGGAATGAGGGACAGGGAATTTCCCAGGACCTTGTGGATTTAGCGAATGAGCTTGTTTATATCCCTATCTACGGGGAAGCAGAATCATTAAATGTTTCGATAGCCGCAGCCGTATTGATGTACCATATGAAGGGATAG
- the sspI gene encoding small acid-soluble spore protein SspI, giving the protein MNLNLRQAILSNVTGHNSEQLEATIDDAMQKGEEKMLPGLGVFFEMLWKESDDQEKQEILNTLEQSLKEPTA; this is encoded by the coding sequence ATGAATCTTAACTTAAGACAAGCCATTCTTTCCAATGTAACTGGGCATAACTCAGAGCAGCTGGAGGCAACAATTGATGATGCGATGCAAAAAGGCGAAGAAAAGATGCTCCCTGGCTTAGGCGTTTTCTTTGAGATGCTTTGGAAAGAGTCAGATGATCAGGAGAAACAAGAAATATTAAATACATTAGAGCAGAGCTTAAAAGAACCTACTGCTTAA
- a CDS encoding M42 family metallopeptidase, translated as MAKKDETLTMLKDLTDAKGVPGNEREAREVMKRYITPFADEVFTDNLGSLIAKKTGDKKGPSVMVAGHLDEVGFMVTRIDDHGYVYFQTVGGWWSQVMLAQRVTLMTRKGDLTGVIGSKPPHILPAEQRKKPVEIKDMFIDIGASSREEAEEFGVKPGDSVVPYFEFTQMKNEKMLLAKAWDNRIGCAIAIEVLKRLKGEKHPNVVYGVGTVQEEVGLRGARTAANLINPDIAFGVDVGIAGDTPGVSDKDASSKMGDGPQIILYDASMISHKGLRDFVTDTADKNQIPYQFDSLAGGGTDSGAIHLSHDGVPALSITIATRYIHSHAAMLHRDDFENAVSLIVEVIKELDADKVQEITFQ; from the coding sequence ATGGCTAAAAAAGATGAAACACTGACCATGCTGAAAGACCTTACAGATGCTAAAGGGGTACCAGGAAATGAAAGGGAAGCTCGTGAAGTAATGAAAAGGTATATTACACCTTTCGCTGATGAGGTGTTTACGGACAATCTTGGCAGCTTAATTGCTAAGAAGACTGGAGATAAAAAAGGTCCGAGTGTCATGGTTGCAGGGCACTTGGATGAAGTGGGCTTCATGGTTACCCGTATCGATGATCATGGCTACGTTTATTTCCAAACGGTCGGGGGCTGGTGGAGTCAGGTGATGCTTGCCCAGCGTGTTACTCTTATGACAAGAAAGGGAGACCTGACAGGTGTTATTGGCTCGAAGCCGCCGCATATTCTTCCTGCTGAGCAGCGTAAGAAACCAGTGGAAATCAAAGATATGTTTATTGATATCGGTGCTTCAAGCCGGGAAGAGGCTGAAGAATTTGGAGTGAAGCCTGGAGACTCTGTGGTTCCATACTTCGAATTCACTCAGATGAAAAATGAAAAAATGCTTCTTGCTAAAGCGTGGGATAACCGAATTGGCTGTGCTATCGCTATTGAGGTTTTAAAACGTCTAAAAGGTGAAAAGCACCCGAACGTGGTTTATGGTGTAGGTACGGTACAGGAAGAAGTGGGGCTTAGAGGTGCCCGTACTGCTGCGAACTTAATTAATCCCGATATCGCCTTTGGTGTAGACGTAGGAATTGCAGGCGATACTCCTGGCGTGTCCGATAAGGATGCTTCCAGTAAAATGGGAGATGGGCCTCAGATCATTTTGTATGATGCGTCTATGATTTCTCATAAGGGCTTGCGTGACTTTGTGACGGATACGGCTGATAAAAACCAAATACCTTATCAATTTGATTCTCTTGCAGGCGGTGGCACAGACTCTGGAGCGATCCACTTAAGCCATGACGGAGTACCTGCTTTGTCCATTACGATTGCTACCCGCTATATTCATTCTCATGCAGCTATGCTTCACCGTGATGACTTCGAAAATGCAGTTAGTTTGATTGTAGAAGTGATTAAGGAACTGGATGCAGATAAAGTTCAGGAGATTACTTTCCAATAA
- a CDS encoding dUTP diphosphatase: MNWETLYLMQEKLDHYIETHHQLNSSENIKEKVLALQVELGELANETRCFKFWSTKQASAKEVILEEYVDGLHFILSLGLDLGHRYESQPVTPFASQTEAFLAVYSLIEQFRNHTNDQNYKKLFGSYLSLGETLGFSEAELVRAYHAKNEVNYERQDQGY, translated from the coding sequence ATGAATTGGGAAACCTTATACCTTATGCAGGAAAAGCTCGATCATTATATTGAAACACATCATCAACTGAATAGCTCAGAAAACATAAAAGAAAAGGTCCTGGCTCTTCAAGTGGAATTAGGTGAATTAGCAAACGAAACGCGCTGCTTTAAATTCTGGAGTACCAAGCAAGCCAGTGCGAAAGAAGTAATTTTAGAAGAATATGTAGATGGTCTTCATTTTATTTTATCCTTAGGGTTGGACCTGGGGCACCGGTATGAGTCGCAGCCTGTTACACCTTTTGCATCACAAACAGAAGCTTTTCTAGCGGTGTATTCCCTAATAGAACAGTTTCGTAACCATACAAATGACCAAAATTATAAGAAATTATTCGGAAGCTACCTTAGCCTGGGGGAGACGCTGGGATTTAGTGAAGCTGAACTGGTTCGTGCGTATCATGCTAAAAATGAAGTGAATTATGAACGGCAGGATCAGGGATATTAA